One window from the genome of Carassius auratus strain Wakin unplaced genomic scaffold, ASM336829v1 scaf_tig00022604, whole genome shotgun sequence encodes:
- the LOC113077453 gene encoding egl nine homolog 1-like isoform X1: MVACYPGKGSGYVRHVDNPNGDGRCVTCIYYLNKNWNAKVNGGVLRIFPEGKAQFADIEPKFDRLVLFWSDRRNPHEVQPAYDTRYAITVWYFDADERARAKEKYQTGAGERGVKVELNKPSEPS, from the exons ATGGTGGCATGTTATCCAGGTAAAGGCTCTGGTTATGTGCGCCATGTGGACAACCCGAATGGAGATGGGAGATGTGTCACATGCATATATTACCTTAATAAGAATTGGAATGCCAAG GTAAATGGGGGTGTACTGCGGATATTTCCAGAGGGTAAAGCTCAGTTTGCAGACATCGAACCTAAATTTGACCGCTTGGTTTTATTCTGGTCTGATAGACGAAACCCTCATGAGGTCCAGCCTGCGTATGATACaag ATATGCAATTACCGTGTGGTATTTTGATGCAGATGAACGGGCGAGAGCTAAAGAAAAGTACCAAACAG GTGCAGGTGAAAGAGGAGTGAAGGTGGAGCTAAACAAGCCGTCTGAACCGAGCTAA
- the LOC113077453 gene encoding egl nine homolog 1-like isoform X2 — translation MVACYPGKGSGYVRHVDNPNGDGRCVTCIYYLNKNWNAKVNGGVLRIFPEGKAQFADIEPKFDRLVLFWSDRRNPHEVQPAYDTRYAITVWYFDADERARAKEKYQTGERGVKVELNKPSEPS, via the exons ATGGTGGCATGTTATCCAGGTAAAGGCTCTGGTTATGTGCGCCATGTGGACAACCCGAATGGAGATGGGAGATGTGTCACATGCATATATTACCTTAATAAGAATTGGAATGCCAAG GTAAATGGGGGTGTACTGCGGATATTTCCAGAGGGTAAAGCTCAGTTTGCAGACATCGAACCTAAATTTGACCGCTTGGTTTTATTCTGGTCTGATAGACGAAACCCTCATGAGGTCCAGCCTGCGTATGATACaag ATATGCAATTACCGTGTGGTATTTTGATGCAGATGAACGGGCGAGAGCTAAAGAAAAGTACCAAACAG GTGAAAGAGGAGTGAAGGTGGAGCTAAACAAGCCGTCTGAACCGAGCTAA